Proteins from a genomic interval of Synechococcus sp. A15-28:
- a CDS encoding HNH endonuclease, whose protein sequence is MGQVLVLNASYEPLNITTWRRAMVMMLKGKAESLEQDSTREIRRGTHLPTVIRLRQYVRVPFRQLPLTRRNLFHRDNHSCQYCGCRNEPLSIDHVVPRSRGGCDTWENVTTACLSCNVRKGNRTPKEADMPLMRVPRRPLSSLSFEATRQIHSGRHSEWAKYVIGA, encoded by the coding sequence ATGGGCCAGGTTCTCGTTCTCAACGCGTCCTACGAGCCGTTGAACATCACCACCTGGCGCCGCGCCATGGTGATGATGCTCAAAGGCAAGGCTGAGAGTCTCGAGCAGGATTCCACCCGTGAGATTCGGCGTGGCACCCATCTCCCGACCGTCATCCGTCTGCGCCAGTACGTGCGGGTGCCCTTCCGTCAGCTTCCGCTGACGAGGCGCAACCTGTTTCACCGCGACAACCACAGCTGTCAGTACTGCGGCTGCCGTAATGAGCCGCTGTCGATCGATCATGTGGTGCCTCGCAGCCGGGGTGGTTGTGACACCTGGGAAAACGTCACCACGGCCTGTCTGAGCTGCAATGTGCGCAAGGGCAACCGCACCCCCAAGGAAGCAGATATGCCGCTGATGCGAGTGCCGCGCCGACCTCTGAGCAGCCTCAGCTTTGAGGCCACGCGTCAGATTCATTCCGGCCGCCACAGTGAATGGGCCAAATATGTGATCGGGGCCTGA